In Solanum lycopersicum chromosome 5, SLM_r2.1, the following are encoded in one genomic region:
- the LOC138348641 gene encoding uncharacterized protein → MDVGESLSTSDGSAIVSTDSSSALYVHPSDSPGMTLVPAQFDGAGYRSWRRGIMRAFSVKNKLGFINGSCVKPAANSPQSHQWQRCNDMVTSWILNSLKKEISDSVEYVNDSVELWKEVEDRYDQKNEAKLY, encoded by the coding sequence ATGGATGTTGGTGAAAGTTTGTCCACCTCTGATGGTAGCGCCATTGTTAGCACTGATTCAAGCAGTGCTTTGTATGTGCATCCTTCTGATAGCCCTGGGATGACACTTGTTCCTGCCCAATTCGATGGAGCAGGTTATCGCTCCTGGAGAAGAGGAATTATGCGAGCTTTTTCAGTGAAGAATAAACTCGGATTCATCAATGGAAGCTGTGTGAAACCAGCTGCAAATTCACCTCAATCGCATCAATGGCAGAGATGTAATGATATGGTAACATCTTGGATTTTGAATTCTCTGAAGAAGGAAATCTCGGACAGTGTGGAATATGTCAATGATTCTGTAGAACTTTGGAAGGAGGTAGAAGATCGTTATGATCAAAAAAATGAAGCTAAGTTGTACTAA